Below is a window of Streptomyces qaidamensis DNA.
CCGGCTGACCTCTTCCTGGGCGAGGCGGACCCGGCGGTGCCTTTCCTGCACACGGCGGGGTACGTGCACTTCCCACGTGTGGTCACGGAGGTGCCGTTTCAGCTCGCCGTCGATGGTGGGAACGGCGTACGACAAGAAGGCGTGACCACGTTCGGGGTCGAAGCGGTCGACCGCCTTGACCAGACCGAGACAGGCCACCTGGTAGAGGTCTTCGCGACTGTCGATCGGTGAGCCGTAGCGACGGGCCATCCGCCGGGCGACCGGAAGGAAGGCTCTGATCACGGCCTCTCGCAGTTCCGCCCGCTCCGGACCCGGGGGACAGGCGGCCATCCGACGGACGAGTTCTTCCTCGGTTGCCTGGTGAGTCTGGGTCGTGAACATGGCATATCCCGCTTCCTGCACGACGGAGGCGATGCCGGGGCTTGCGAGCACCTCGGGCTGTTCCTCTGGCACGACCCGGGTGCCCCACCTTATTTGCTCTATGCAAAATAGCGGGGGATTCCGGGTGTGCACCGGGTACTCCCAGGGCCCGTAAGCACCAGCCGATGCGAAGGGCGGGGACATGGAACATCACGCACAACCGGCGGCCTGGGTGGAGGCGCTCGGCTGGACGAGCCTTGCCGTAGCGTTCGCCGGCGCCCTGTTCATCACCGTCGACATCTTCGGCCGTGGTTACCGCCAGAAGATGTGGATCATGAATCTGGTCTACCCGATCACCGCGCTGTACTGGGGACCCGTCGCAGTGTGGTTCTACGTGGTCCACGGGCGGCGGAACTCCCAGCCGGTCCTGGAGAAGCGGGGAGCGCCGGATCCCGAGCGGATGCCCAGGTGGAATGTGCTCTCCAAGGCGATCAGCCACTGCGGTGCCGGCTGCACCCTGGGCGACATCGCCGCTGAGTGGCTGGTGTTCGCCACCGGCCTGACGATCGCCGGCAAGGCGCTCTACGCCGACTTCGCGCTCGACTTCGTCTTCGCCTGGGTCCTGGGCGTGGTCTTCCAGTACTTCACCATTGTGCCGATGCGGAAAATCGGCCGTGCGAGGGGGATCTGGGCCGCGGTCAAGGCGGACACGCTGTCCATCATCGCTTTCCAGGTCGGCCTGTTCCTGGGGATGTGGATCTACCAGGAACTGTTCTTCGCGCCCGGGCTTCCCAAGACGACGGCGACCTATTGGATGCTGATGCAGGTGTCGATGGTGTTCGGGTTCTTCACGGCCTGGCCGGTCAATGCCTGGCTGGTCCGCAAGGGCTGGAAGGAGAAGATGTAGGCCGGGCCGCGCCGGCACCGCGAGCCCGTGCGGGACCAGGGAGCCCAGGCCGAGCGACTCGCCCGTGCGGCACGCCGGGTTCCGCGGTGAAGAGTCGACCTCGTGCGCAGAATGAGCAGGCCGCGGCGGTACACGTCGGTCGATCGGCTCATCAGGAGACCAGCGACATGCGTGTCCGGTACCTGGCACACGGGGTGCGGGCCTTGCTCCGCAACAACGGGCAGCCTACGGGTTCTCGGGTTCGATCACTGTCGCCCTGGGCCTCCTGAACGTCGAGGCCAAGGTGCCCGGAACAGCGCATCTCCTCTACTTCGCGTACTTCGCGCTGGGCGCGGCCGTCGCGTTCAGCGTGCTCGAACTACTGGCGTCGAGAAGCTTCCGCAGGCCGCTGGAGAAGGAACCGAGCGTCACGGCGCTGGGCGTCTCGCTCAGCCTGGTCTCCGTGGGCTCTTCGGCGGTGCAGGCCTGGGGCGGCCGCACACTTCGTCCGGGGCGTGCTCGCCTGGCCGGTGACCGCCTTCCTGGTGTCCGTCGTCTACTGCGCGGTGGCGGGGATGGAACCGGGCCTGGCCCAGCGGGCCCAGGACTCGTCGTCACACGGCGACGAGACACAGCGGGAGACCGAGACGGAGGAGCGGGAAAGCCGCAGTGGTCACGAGGAGGAGTAGGGGCCCCGTGCACCATGGGAGCCACGTCCTCCGGCCCAGCCGGGGGCGGCCGCTTTCCGTGCCGGGTGAACAGGTGTCGACGTCCGTCGCCGGGCGGCCGCGGAATGGGCCGCGCGCAGTGAGCTCCGGTGGCTGAGCCAGCCGGTCGGTTCACCGGGGCCCGGGGTCGCGCACCGGCACCCCTACCCCGGTGCCGCGAGCAGGATGCGCAAGGCAGGGGTCGGGGGGGGGAGGGCTGGTCGGAGGTGACGG
It encodes the following:
- a CDS encoding sigma-70 family RNA polymerase sigma factor; its protein translation is MHTRNPPLFCIEQIRWGTRVVPEEQPEVLASPGIASVVQEAGYAMFTTQTHQATEEELVRRMAACPPGPERAELREAVIRAFLPVARRMARRYGSPIDSREDLYQVACLGLVKAVDRFDPERGHAFLSYAVPTIDGELKRHLRDHTWEVHVPRRVQERHRRVRLAQEEVSRTGHSQGDSMHELQRVAGISESELRLALRADQARNPVSIDEQRGPARNLSLADTLGADDPALDHVTDVVALNSLITELSDRERRVLKLYFLDAHTQREVAAIVGVSQMQVSRLLSRSCAFLRRAMTEC
- a CDS encoding DUF4396 domain-containing protein, which encodes MEHHAQPAAWVEALGWTSLAVAFAGALFITVDIFGRGYRQKMWIMNLVYPITALYWGPVAVWFYVVHGRRNSQPVLEKRGAPDPERMPRWNVLSKAISHCGAGCTLGDIAAEWLVFATGLTIAGKALYADFALDFVFAWVLGVVFQYFTIVPMRKIGRARGIWAAVKADTLSIIAFQVGLFLGMWIYQELFFAPGLPKTTATYWMLMQVSMVFGFFTAWPVNAWLVRKGWKEKM